In the Ptychodera flava strain L36383 chromosome 23 unlocalized genomic scaffold, AS_Pfla_20210202 Scaffold_23__1_contigs__length_28996876_pilon, whole genome shotgun sequence genome, ccagaaatttgacatttttttcggaaataCGGCATAAACTTTCAATGTCCATTGTGGATGGGTTATGACATATCTGGCAGAAACTTGCGAAATTAATACCGTCGTTTGAGAAGTTAACATTTTCGTCTCATGGGTTTAATTTCTAAAGTTGTAGTAAATTTATTATCCTTACTCATCATTAATGTGCTGAAGCAAAATCGGACTTGGGGAAGATCAGATGGCATTCTGAGAGCGATTTATTTTCAGCTAGGTACGAACTGGAAGTGAAAACAAAGCAACCAAGGAGGCCGTACAACATGTCTGGTAATCGATTGCAACTAAAATAATATTGCAGGGTTTAACGGAACTGTTATTTTGCAGAACATCTCTTTGGGATAAGCGGAAAATCTTCCTCCGTATCTGACAGTTTCATTAGTTTCCATTGCAACATTCTGTATAGAGAAATAACATTCCTTccctttcatcaaaaaatatttttacacagATCTGATGGCCCTGTTTGATATGCTAAAAGCTGCATTCTAAAATATAAAAGCATCTATTTATGTGTAGGATAAAAACTACTTGTGTCaataatatgtacatgcataaaactcgtaaggctgcgttcacaaaaaaacggttaggggggctggaggaattcggggggattcgaaaattttggggtagtagaggggggacttgaaaattttgctctacctgtaggggggacttgaaaattttttggttcccttttatgttttacattttccaattcaaagtttttgtaggtaattcaatgaaaaatgaataccatttttatgtcatcgaattgttgtaatgttggtaataatttaacaaaatctagacccatttttgttatatttcatgacttttatctcgaaaatatctaAACATGTGCGATTTGTTGTAAAAAGCCAAATGAGCCTAGTTatacagggcagaagctgcaaatgttgatgatttttgcgatatttctatgcaatatatcaactacagtttcttgctgtctccctacagcatgctcaaacacacaatattcagtttgtcgacaaagcctgtatataaaaatatgtatttggtgacaatttaattacagttcagactgacagtcagtgatacaaatgcatggtacacatacacaggctgtgatagcaagctgaatactggacagttcaagaTGCCATAgggtgtagaacaagaactcagttgtataaagaacaaaaatattgtcaaaattatcaaagtatcACTATCAGATTCTGCtctgctactgtagtgtcaatgttactgcatacctgagcagtgcaGAGATAGCTCTTGACGCTGATGTAcacggtagttgaagaagagtttcggtcaaatgacgatcatgacagtgaaacataaaggccagagagcaacatatggaagaccaggagacttgaaaagttatcgTGAATTTTCGAATtgtggcatatgagaataatcaaacattaaagaaaacagatgggtcaccatgcttgattttctatattttcacattcttgtcataaaataatacaaaagtaaaacttgaaCAGTGAGGacttaatgaaagaaaatgtgactaaatggaattatttatttttttagccaaatttgccattattacacccaaatttcagagattaaaacatttgttGATGGAATTTTTTAGCCAACAGTATTGTTAATTTTAAGTAGCACTTAATTCATATATGtattgtacttttgaaacaaatttctggTAGGtgactgtgctcagtttttgacAATATGGCAATGAGCCAGAATTCataatttgcctactctctcatgatcgtcattttgtgtgctcttcggcagcaACAATTGACCTTGCCAGAGTTGGATGATAAattcaaaaagttcactgatgcctttaagatgaatcaatttaagaacttgtctCAGAAATATGACTTTATAAAGTGCTAATAgtaggtagtgttgaacacctgtgagcggaacgCCGCAATACGTGATTTTTTTCTGCatacacatcctttacaaatatgtgggattgtgatagttgggggaacttgaaaaattttgatcatatagagggggcatttgaaaattatttagggtgttgaggggggatctgaaaaaaataagattattATCGTGATTCCTCCAGCTCCTcccccccccaatcgttatttgtgaacgcagcctaagtcTCAAGCTACCAGAGTAAATGACTAGGTGTTGGAACAGCTGATGATGTGAGAGCTCTATGTGATCTATGCAGTGACAGTTACACATGTATCTAATGACTAAATATCGGTAGGTTAGTAGACCTGACTGTGTTGTGCTCAGGGATATTAGCTGAGAAAAGTCTAATACACCCGGTAGGATAACCACTGAGTAGGCAGATGACctgactgtgttgtgttcaGCGATAGTAACTGAGAAAAATCTAGTACACACGGCAGGATAACCACTAAGTAGGCAGATGACCTGACTGTATTGTGCTCAGggatattaaaggtatactgtcacctgttccaatgttgccaaagttaccatggaaagagaaaatctaaccaatcacagattttaagcgggtggccgctttttaaaacagcgccccacacgggcattttgaataccaaggaacgcccctttgaacatatatgggcatatttagattacgggTGACCGTAAACCTTTAACTGAGAAAAGTCTAGTACACCAGGCAGGATAACCACTTAGTAGGCAGATGATCTGGCAGTCTGACAGTATAGTGTATACAGAAATCTTGGCCTTGAATACAGGAATACTGCTAGGTAGGATGAGAAGTGACTTAAACAGATGCAGGGATGTTGTATATTATTGATACACAATGGAAAGAGAAAGTAGAGTAGTAGATAACGAACAATATCATTATATTAGGAAATCACTAAATAGCAGGGAGAACTAACAAGTACCTATGAAGTGAATAGGGTATTTAGGGGAAGGtatgctcatttacataatcaTATTACATGTATAGCAAGAAAATAATTGATTCAGTTGATACTAATGTAATTTACCACGTTAATATGCATTTACATTAAGAAGACCCAAGGTGTATTTTTTTTTGGATACGTACCTAAAATGTTATTTATACTTCCCATTAAAAGTATTGTCATAACATTTGTTTTCTACTTGCAGATCACGGCACATCTATACAGTGAAAGAACTGACACAGCAAGTGCAAGAagaatgttttgcttttttaatttaattttgcaataaaatgttaACCTTAACAATATTCCTGACTGTCCTGCAATTTTATTTAGTTGTGGCAATATGGAAGCTTGGAATAAGTGTTGTATGTGTTTCAAAAAATGTCTGGGTGTAGTACCCTTAgataaattacaaaatgcatgacacagaaatattttattctatCTGAAATGAATACCAAGATGACTAAACCAAAGTCTCAGCAGTCCTGCAATCATTTTTGAAGGCAATATATGTCTGGATGTGTGCTTAGACATAAAAGCAAAtaatacctgaaatatacagtaaagccccattagctgtatcttttctaCACATGCACTTTGCAATGCTCACCAAAATATATTATCTGATTTTCAAAGATAGCTTTTGCATTCCCTGTCATTACTTGAATCCATATTTGGAAGCCAAAATTATTGTATGGTTACAAATCTAAATTGTACATTCTTCACcaaatttaaaaacttttttatcacattttgggAAGAACTTTGGCTTTAGTTACTTTTGATtgtaaatcattaaaaataatcctaAAATACAGCTAATGTGCCttaaaacaaaacacatttttccTAAAAAAAGTATGTAGGTTGTTTTACAATGATCAGACGTAGGCTTACTTTgttaaaagaaaggaaaaaatcatttataacaaGTTACAAAATGGATACGAAGCATCATTTCTGAACTAAAAggcaatgatgatgaaaaatgaaattataaaaaaacgATAGAGATGGCAAAGATTATCGGTAGAGGGCGGCTTTATTTACTTGCTAGGTCATGGTCGATGATGTTTTGGGCAcattttaagttaacatttccgtctcacggctTTAATACAAAAACCGAATACGTAGTCTCAAAGCTTAGTATCTGCGCTATCGATCACTGGCCAAATCTAACTTGGGGACGACAAGGTGACGGAGTAAAACGCTAAAATTTAGGGCGGTGTGAGTAATTTTGAGGGTAGGAACGCACGCGACGACTTTgtttttcaccatattttttcacaaaatggacAATTTTGTGTCGAAAGTCTGTACCGCCCTAAAGGTTACGTAGACATCTTTCATAgtattcagtttttacggcacACGGAACACAGGTAGACAGACCCTAAGCGAAAAATATCCATGGTTTCAATTGCAGAATGCGGCgatataaatttgaattttttcgttCCATACCCCCCACGTAGAGAAGTTCGATTTGGTGCGTTCCGATTATGTGCGTCGCCACTGCAtgcgcgttagtacacatgtgcgcttgtttgtaccggcatcacgtgattatttgggcgtactgagtccgTAGAACGCAtagtcctttttattccggagtagaaccattgcaaACTGGAGAGCGCAGGtcgaaacagaacgacgcagctcaaacagaacgacgcaattacaaactgaagagcgcaggtgaaaacagaacgacgcagctcaaacagaacgacgcagctctaacagaacgacgcaattacaaacttaAGAGCgaaggtcaaaacagaacgacgcagctctaacagaacgacgtaattacaaactgaagagtgcagatcaaaacagaacgacgcagctcaaacagaacgacgcaattacaaactgaagagggtttgtgtcgttttcggccacgggCAGCTCATGCGTACTACGATGCCATGTCATACCGGACAATGGAAGTATTTTGCATACGGGTAGTTCAAAGGTCACTGCTCGACAGTCTAAAAGCCTGTTCCGACTTCAAAAGTCAGAAAAACTACCTCATCAGATCACTTGAACTTTTATGAATGCAGAACTTTCAGTCATCATCTAATTGACACAATTGACTGATATTAAATGGATATCACTTTTATGTTAAAAGGGAATATAGCGATGCATTTGGATGATATTTTTAGCATTTTGTAATGTCAAACAAagtcattttctttatttttctctcGTAAGTAAgaagaaatataaattacaaGACCTGCCCACAACATGCATTGCAATATGCAATCTAGTATAGTAGTTGACAGTCGGTGAAGTCCTATACGTCTGCATTTAAATTCATTTGTCGATAATAACATTGCAGATTACACACACAGTCTAAGCTGATCACTATATTATTTCTTCAAAtacttaaaatatattttatagatACAGTTAAAGTTTCTGGCGTAATGCTGGGGAAACAATCATGTCATAGGCTAAAGATTTTATTGCTGTACCTAcctgaaaaacatcaaaacaaagttgaaagCGACGAAACTTTTAATGATGGTTGCCACGGTAACAAGCCATCGTTTCCTGGTTTCGAATTCATTTTCAACAGCGAGTCTGATGTCCTCGGCTGTTCTGATGTCgactttttcttttctttgcatAACCTAGTGAAAATATGATACCACCGTTTTGAGAGCAATTGTCAAGTATATTGAAAAGAATCTGTGAGACAGTGAGAGGTTACAatgattgacctttgacccaaaattCGGACGACCGGGCACCTTAAACTCATCAACCCTTTTTAACTGTATGTAGGTCGGTCACTCTATGGAAATCGAATAACGAACCGGTAAGACACTCTATCTGTAGACTGGTCATAGTTGTCGACATTCATTCCACATCGAAGTCGGCGAAATACTTCTTCTATTTATAATTCGAGGTTTACGCTTTGTCTGTAACTTCCAAAACGACTTGATGAAGTTTGAAAACGTTACCTGCCATCccatttcaacttgaaaatttttgtcaaattcctCCACGGCTTGATCCGATTCCTTGTAAGTGTCACCAAACCCAGGGTTGACAGCCTCGTCTGTGTCACAGAGGGAGTCAAAAcctgagagagagacagagagacagagaggggGGGTTCAACTGACAGATTCAACTGTACATTgaaatgaaaacttgtgaatCCCATAAACCACAAAATGTTTACATCATCCCCGAAATGTACCGTTAATTTTAGCTTTATTAAACTGCCCTAACTTGATAATCTACAATTAACAAGGATGTAGTGCCTGATACAATTCTCACCTTGTACAATCTTGCAAAGGACCGTTAATTTCATTGGTGCACACAGTAGATCTTTGACGCCAGGTACTTTGATTGCTTTGTGACATTTCTTTTCAGCTTCTTTAAATTTCTCCTTGCAATGGACCACACCAGCGTTGAAAACGTCTGTACAAAAGCAAAACGAAGGGAAATTAcgaatactccaaaaagagccacattttaaaattatctCTCGGCCTCCTAGCTTTGTAAACTAAGGGGTGGCTTTTAGGTCGAATTTACTtccatatttctcaaaataagactttctttttgttgaaaattaccGGATAAGGAGTGATTTGAAATGTTGTGGAATAAGTATGGGCACCTAGCCCAGTAGGTGCCACCTCTGGGGCTGGAATGTCACTGTGTAAAATTTTTGTAAAGAGCACAATGTTCTCAAATTACACGCTAGTAAGGAAGAAttcgcctctgggacagatatctGAAAAATAACTGAATgcatgtgatgtcatgaatgTATGTTGGTAGGTTTCACAAATGTGACACTAGATTTAAATTTGTAACGCAAGAATTTGAGCCACACCGCTCCAAACGTATGTGATCAGCATAAAATTCACATGAACTTCCTGGGGATCACAttaatatgtcaaaatatcaGCTGGTTTTTTCAGCTGATTTTCCACGGCTGCAAACTTCTGGTGAATATATCTTTGTTAACAAAACAACCAACTGGATTTTTAGATTATATCTGAAAAATCAGCTGCATATCTTGTTTACAGACAAAAAATTAGCTTATCTTTAGAAACTATTAGAAAACTCCATTCAGCTGAAAATTTCAgccgattttcaaaaattcagcTTATTTTTTTACTGACCAGTGTGTTCTTCTGAAAAATCAACTGAATTTTGTTATGAATATGAATTCTAAAAGGGCTCCTTTTTAAGATATGAAATATCTTAACTGGAAAGTTATGGCACAATCATATTCAGTATTATAGTAAcattgatatcagaaaatttgaaattaaaagttaCTTCCGACATTTGTTCGGAGATTCCGAAATTAGTTCGGATTGCTTTTTACGtagttcactttcgaggtgcatagtACTATCTTAAATCACTCCACGTCATTACATGCGTAAAACATTGTGTTGAATATTATAAAGTGATTAACCTTTGCATCTGTAATCCAGTTTTTCTCTGTAATTGTCTTCAGGATCCTCTTTTTTCTTGGTCTCTCTTTGCATGCCTTCATCGTCTTTCTCAACTTCCTcttctattttcacaaattctTCTTTCAGTTTTCCTGATATCTCCTGCATGTCTTTACTCTGAGACTGTGCAATATCAAACCAAAGCAAATCTGATGGCATTTCTAAACAAAATTCTAAAACAATATCTTCGATCGAATTCAACACAAGACCAAACCACTGAAACCACATCTTGTTACAGCATTGCCATTCACTAACAACTCGTCAAGTGTCCAAATTGTACAACCGGCTTCTAATGTATATTGCATGGATAACCCTTAGATAACACCTTACAAAAACTTCCAcattattttttgccaaaatactATACGGTTTGCAAAAGGGCTTTGTAAGATCAGCTtatgggtcaaagttcaagggTGAGTTTGTTACCTGTATATCTTTGAGGACATCTGAAAAGGGTTGATGCATTAGTTCGTAGAGTAATTTACTGTTGTTGTAGGTCAGTGATGCAGTACAGCTGATGGACCGTGAAAGCTCCCTGGCGTTGGTGAAGATGTTTGTAACTGGACCTTACATAAACAAAGTGAATACTTTGATGATACAGTTCATCTCACTATGGAAACCAAAGGACATCAATGATaacaataatgatgatgatgatgatgatgatgatggtgttgatgatgatgatgatgttgaggattgatga is a window encoding:
- the LOC139124340 gene encoding E3 ubiquitin-protein ligase DCST1-like, giving the protein MFYAYVFNAGVVHCKEKFKEAEKKCHKAIKVPGVKDLLCAPMKLTVLCKIVQGFDSLCDTDEAVNPGFGDTYKESDQAVEEFDKNFQVEMGWQVMQRKEKVDIRTAEDIRLAVENEFETRKRWLVTVATIIKSFVAFNFVLMFFSAHSYNKHYTGEITFDNVYMTSYFRRIEDRRKDQNKRTLMPLKKAERSELIVPTKFALIAVEKTKLVSFPKHGIEYFENAITKQ